One window of the Chryseobacterium camelliae genome contains the following:
- a CDS encoding GLPGLI family protein: MIRNIKNHLLLFVMISCHLLGQKSSFIYELKYKPHTDSIRLDTITYYLDRDKDVSLFRSAMFRKSDSLAVKRGYPNGFDTEFNNKQLYVKKDAKENTVLKYVFIPIAYSTFAIKINEKLEWKILPEKQTIGKYLCQKAEGSYGGRIWNAWFTSEVPISDGPYIFNGLPGLIIKITDDQGDYDFELVQIKDFKWKELYPAKYQKLISWEDFQKIQTDFYNNPLSTLKKGDILNEDASGNLSEANHRDVKESIRKNIRSKNNPIELNYKVDFKTN, from the coding sequence ATGATTAGAAATATAAAAAACCATTTGCTTTTATTTGTGATGATATCGTGCCATCTTTTAGGGCAAAAATCAAGCTTTATATATGAGTTAAAATACAAGCCCCATACTGACAGCATAAGACTTGATACCATTACGTATTATCTGGATAGAGATAAAGACGTATCATTGTTTCGTTCTGCAATGTTCCGGAAATCAGATTCATTAGCGGTTAAAAGAGGATACCCTAATGGGTTTGATACTGAATTTAATAATAAGCAACTGTATGTGAAAAAGGACGCCAAAGAAAATACTGTTTTAAAGTATGTTTTCATTCCTATAGCCTATTCAACCTTTGCTATAAAAATAAATGAAAAGCTTGAATGGAAAATATTACCGGAAAAACAAACAATTGGAAAATATCTTTGTCAAAAGGCAGAAGGATCTTATGGCGGAAGGATCTGGAATGCATGGTTCACCTCCGAAGTTCCAATTTCCGATGGGCCATATATTTTTAATGGCTTACCTGGATTAATCATAAAAATAACAGATGATCAGGGAGATTATGATTTTGAATTGGTACAAATCAAAGATTTCAAATGGAAAGAATTATATCCGGCAAAATATCAGAAGTTGATTTCTTGGGAGGATTTCCAGAAAATACAGACCGATTTTTATAACAATCCTTTATCTACGCTTAAAAAAGGAGATATTTTAAATGAGGATGCTTCCGGAAATCTTTCCGAAGCAAACCACAGAGATGTAAAAGAGTCTATCAGAAAAAATATTAGGAGTAAAAATAATCCCATAGAGTTAAATTATAAAGTAGATTTTAAAACCAATTAA
- a CDS encoding DUF6932 family protein, whose translation MPIPNFDHNNVIPPHLGDPSNRSDVSPFECTTLELCQKFSTSRKRIEILQKFLDFRNRTINSGVKVGFQWLDGSFLENIEESEGRNPNDLDVITFYGGLTLTDQFMAKKYFPEFFSPKMARDKFLVDHYAIDFSFDPDVTIEQTRYWLQLFTHKRNGIWKGMLKVPLNSLKDDENALNYLKSL comes from the coding sequence ATGCCAATTCCTAATTTTGATCATAATAATGTAATACCACCACATTTGGGAGATCCGTCAAACAGAAGCGATGTTTCTCCTTTTGAGTGTACAACACTTGAATTATGTCAAAAATTCAGTACTTCAAGAAAAAGAATTGAGATTTTACAAAAATTTTTAGACTTTCGAAATAGGACCATTAATAGTGGTGTTAAGGTTGGCTTTCAATGGTTAGATGGAAGTTTTTTAGAAAACATTGAAGAATCTGAAGGTCGAAATCCAAATGATTTAGACGTAATTACCTTTTATGGTGGACTAACACTGACTGATCAATTTATGGCAAAGAAGTATTTTCCAGAATTCTTCAGCCCTAAGATGGCAAGAGATAAATTCTTAGTTGATCATTATGCCATCGACTTTAGTTTTGATCCTGACGTTACTATAGAACAGACAAGATACTGGTTACAGTTGTTTACTCACAAGAGGAATGGAATTTGGAAGGGAATGTTAAAAGTCCCTTTAAATAGTTTGAAAGATGATGAAAATGCATTAAACTACTTAAAGTCACTCTGA
- a CDS encoding NYN domain-containing protein yields MKDLDNLKKIAIMIDADNAQYSKLSDIISEISAHGHIVVKRAYGDWSHETLKNWKTILNELAIQPMQQFAYTVGKNSTDASMIIDTMDLLYTNKYDAFVLVSSDSDFTKLASRLRESEIFVIGVGEKKTPISFRNACDDFIFVENIGIQKLEETIAVVPKEAHKTKIKVDDSEELKDLLTTAWDLYKDDDGWANISSTGTYIKRLKPDFDPRTYNATKLPEILERMNKTFEMKKYPGKGTVQIIAYRPLK; encoded by the coding sequence ATGAAAGATTTAGACAACTTAAAAAAAATTGCTATAATGATAGATGCAGATAATGCTCAATATTCAAAATTAAGCGATATAATCTCAGAAATTTCAGCTCACGGACATATTGTTGTTAAGCGTGCATATGGTGATTGGTCTCACGAAACTCTAAAAAACTGGAAAACAATACTTAATGAACTCGCGATTCAACCTATGCAGCAATTTGCTTATACCGTAGGAAAAAATTCAACAGATGCATCAATGATTATTGATACTATGGATCTACTATATACGAATAAGTATGATGCTTTTGTTCTTGTTTCAAGTGATAGTGATTTCACCAAATTAGCATCCCGTTTACGTGAATCAGAAATATTTGTTATTGGTGTAGGAGAAAAGAAAACACCAATTTCATTCAGGAATGCTTGTGATGATTTTATTTTCGTTGAAAATATTGGCATACAAAAATTAGAGGAAACAATTGCTGTAGTTCCCAAAGAAGCACATAAAACGAAAATAAAAGTAGATGATAGCGAGGAATTAAAAGACCTACTTACTACAGCTTGGGATTTGTACAAAGATGATGATGGGTGGGCTAATATTTCCTCAACAGGAACTTATATTAAAAGGTTAAAACCTGATTTCGACCCAAGAACTTATAATGCAACTAAGCTACCTGAGATTCTGGAAAGAATGAATAAAACTTTTGAAATGAAAAAATATCCAGGCAAAGGAACCGTCCAAATAATTGCATATAGACCTTTAAAATAA
- a CDS encoding KAP family P-loop NTPase fold protein, whose amino-acid sequence MTNNPKLQDRAIQCYNRVEKKIEFLFEGFTNLIKLCSNNVINWFKSNSKLLFLWFILIIAGLIFQDKITNLIFKYSFLGEKEVGNIWFNPIFYILTIFIILRFFWLIIINYRLSKYFYFWVLGIAVVYFIAFRNDFLLINYNDSIFYVDIILLTFFLTFLLFIRNFFGDFQFYYRTKNKINQWLNVTKIISDNIFLEDTPKDGKENNELDSVANELISTIKDFKPNQAFIIAINAKWGYGKTSFLKRLEYKLGYENKQIIPPIIFWFNTWQHQDEKTIINNFFGQLKKELSAFDGNAELVINKYVGKLFTILYQKQVRLLKTFTDDLIGDNASIEDYYNKIENILSKLNRQIVVFVDDLDRLNKSEILETIRILRNVANFKNIIFICGVDKQYIIQKGELESNYLDKIFNIEISLPKINETGLFIYFKDLIRNTDLVKLNTSPQLPQNISINERVIEALETILYSDDGNILNTSEFWFQNEINLTDKATEDSLPVQIPLLTSIFFNSRRDVKRFFNYLVANFRILRNVENIELYDYILFHLLLFKYDWMRINFEDRNINYWLDGNVVLKFKEKSLEKLNNLNNTTDKIDENTIYTILLKLFPDSKDNYLVSGKGIRQKRYFPIYINNNIFNDSFSYSDLLKAHKDNKLKNLIEEKIKNTPEETYLLNDVKAFILKEENLQSEQEYIQAIRLINTDYFQDISEMEMLAFVNYGEDKFNDKFEEIANKEIFIDIKNNFGELLLKLNFHYSTEPKEYHIAHLGGIDNFNEFFRNRIKENKDNKDNNTKKANELKFIDHNYTKDKLIELIGEYLKEKVSLTDVNGKIVWCVEKYFTYFHFRYYYNEITEKLINYLKINFKTIFLTGEPQYLVSIIDLRYFASIFIDSDEEKRKVDNQVEEIMKKGSFSADDLKINDFIKVGLNNFLKFFESIDNIDSESNFSEDELRKYIEFTDLLRKRIEPFT is encoded by the coding sequence ATGACTAATAATCCTAAGTTACAAGATAGAGCTATACAGTGTTATAATAGAGTAGAAAAAAAAATTGAATTTCTTTTTGAAGGATTTACTAACCTGATTAAGCTTTGCAGTAACAATGTGATAAATTGGTTTAAATCAAATTCAAAACTATTATTTTTATGGTTTATTCTAATTATTGCGGGATTAATTTTTCAGGATAAAATAACTAATCTCATTTTTAAATATTCATTTTTAGGGGAAAAAGAAGTTGGCAATATTTGGTTTAATCCTATTTTTTATATTCTAACTATTTTTATAATATTAAGATTCTTCTGGTTGATAATCATCAATTATAGACTGTCAAAATATTTTTATTTTTGGGTTTTAGGTATTGCTGTAGTTTATTTTATTGCGTTTAGAAATGACTTCCTTTTAATAAATTATAATGATAGCATATTTTATGTTGATATAATTTTACTAACATTTTTCTTAACATTTCTCTTATTTATAAGAAATTTCTTTGGCGATTTTCAGTTCTATTATAGAACAAAAAATAAGATTAATCAATGGTTAAATGTAACTAAAATTATTTCGGATAACATATTTTTAGAAGATACTCCAAAAGATGGGAAAGAAAATAATGAACTTGATTCAGTTGCTAATGAATTAATTAGTACTATAAAGGACTTCAAGCCAAATCAAGCATTTATAATTGCAATCAATGCTAAATGGGGATATGGAAAAACAAGTTTTCTTAAAAGATTAGAATATAAGCTAGGCTATGAAAATAAACAGATAATTCCGCCAATTATTTTTTGGTTTAATACTTGGCAACATCAAGATGAAAAAACAATAATAAATAATTTTTTTGGACAATTAAAAAAAGAATTATCAGCATTTGATGGAAATGCAGAACTTGTTATTAATAAATACGTAGGGAAATTATTTACTATATTATATCAAAAGCAAGTAAGATTATTAAAAACATTCACAGATGATTTAATAGGAGACAATGCAAGTATTGAAGATTATTATAATAAGATTGAAAATATCTTATCAAAATTAAATCGCCAAATCGTCGTATTTGTAGATGATTTGGATAGGCTTAATAAATCAGAAATTCTTGAAACTATTAGAATTTTGAGAAATGTTGCCAATTTCAAAAATATAATTTTTATATGTGGTGTAGATAAGCAATATATTATTCAGAAGGGAGAATTAGAAAGTAATTATTTAGATAAAATTTTTAACATTGAAATTAGTTTACCTAAAATAAATGAAACAGGTTTGTTCATTTATTTTAAAGATTTAATTAGAAATACTGATTTAGTTAAATTAAATACTTCACCTCAATTACCTCAAAATATAAGTATTAATGAAAGAGTAATAGAAGCATTAGAAACGATCCTCTATTCTGACGATGGTAATATTTTAAATACTTCTGAATTCTGGTTTCAAAACGAAATTAACCTGACAGATAAAGCCACAGAAGATTCTCTACCAGTTCAAATACCTTTATTAACATCAATATTTTTTAATTCTCGCAGAGATGTAAAACGGTTTTTTAATTATTTAGTAGCTAATTTTAGAATTTTAAGAAATGTTGAAAATATTGAATTGTATGATTATATTCTTTTCCATTTGTTGTTATTTAAATATGATTGGATGAGAATTAATTTTGAAGATAGAAATATAAATTATTGGCTAGATGGGAACGTAGTGCTAAAGTTTAAGGAGAAATCTTTAGAAAAATTAAATAACTTAAATAATACCACTGATAAAATAGATGAAAATACTATTTATACTATCCTATTAAAATTGTTCCCAGATAGTAAAGACAATTATCTAGTTAGTGGGAAAGGAATAAGGCAAAAGCGTTATTTTCCAATTTATATAAATAACAATATATTTAATGATTCTTTTTCATATTCTGACTTGTTAAAAGCCCATAAAGACAATAAACTTAAAAACTTGATAGAAGAAAAAATCAAAAATACTCCAGAGGAAACTTATTTACTGAATGATGTCAAAGCATTTATCTTAAAAGAAGAGAATTTACAATCAGAGCAAGAATATATACAAGCAATCAGATTAATAAATACAGATTATTTTCAAGACATTTCTGAAATGGAAATGTTAGCTTTCGTAAATTATGGAGAAGATAAGTTTAATGATAAATTTGAAGAAATTGCTAATAAAGAAATATTTATAGATATAAAAAATAATTTTGGAGAATTATTACTCAAATTAAACTTTCATTATTCTACAGAGCCTAAAGAATATCATATAGCCCATTTAGGTGGAATTGACAATTTTAATGAGTTTTTTAGAAATAGAATCAAAGAAAATAAAGATAATAAAGATAATAATACTAAAAAAGCAAATGAGTTAAAATTCATTGACCATAATTACACTAAGGATAAATTGATAGAACTTATAGGCGAGTATCTTAAAGAAAAAGTTTCGTTAACTGATGTAAATGGCAAGATTGTATGGTGTGTAGAGAAGTATTTTACCTATTTTCATTTTAGGTATTATTATAATGAAATTACAGAAAAATTAATTAATTATTTAAAAATAAATTTTAAGACTATTTTTTTAACTGGCGAGCCACAATACCTTGTTTCTATTATTGATCTTAGGTATTTTGCATCAATTTTTATAGATTCTGATGAGGAAAAAAGAAAAGTAGATAATCAAGTTGAAGAAATAATGAAAAAAGGAAGTTTCAGTGCTGATGATTTAAAAATCAATGATTTTATAAAAGTTGGATTAAATAATTTTTTAAAGTTTTTTGAATCTATTGATAATATTGATTCAGAAAGCAATTTTTCAGAAGATGAATTACGAAAATATATTGAATTCACGGATTTATTAAGAAAACGTATCGAGCCTTTCACGTAG
- a CDS encoding helix-turn-helix domain-containing protein, translated as MTATAKKHIGRNIARIREMRGMKQETLAEILGVSQQKVSLLENAEELEDHKLEPIAKALEIPLEALKNFSDDAVFNIISNTFNEHSSNNNNYQCSINPIDKLIDVYEENKKLYERLLETEKEKSRVIEELVRKVIKD; from the coding sequence ATGACAGCTACAGCAAAGAAACATATCGGGAGAAACATCGCAAGAATCCGGGAAATGCGCGGCATGAAGCAGGAAACCCTGGCCGAAATTTTGGGCGTCAGCCAGCAGAAAGTATCCCTGCTGGAAAATGCCGAAGAACTGGAAGACCACAAACTGGAACCCATCGCCAAAGCCCTGGAAATCCCGTTGGAAGCGCTGAAGAATTTTTCGGATGATGCCGTTTTCAATATCATTTCCAATACTTTTAATGAACACAGCTCAAACAATAACAATTACCAATGTTCGATAAATCCTATTGATAAGTTGATAGATGTTTATGAAGAAAATAAGAAGCTGTATGAGCGGCTGCTGGAAACGGAGAAGGAGAAGAGTAGGGTGATTGAGGAGCTGGTGAGGAAGGTGATTAAAGATTGA
- a CDS encoding LytR/AlgR family response regulator transcription factor, with protein sequence MIKILIIEDEIPARKKLKRFIDGLGLATEVIAELDTVQSAIAFLDNHQPDLIFSDIELLDGNAFEIYAEVPVSCPVIFTTAYDHFWMEAFDSNGIAYLLKPFSQERFRKAWDKYILLTQSPPKQKTAIDDLAHLIRQNLSGQQYKKRFAISSTQGTYFLETGQVTYFEADEGIVFAHDKTGKKHLLSASTLKEIEEQLNPADFFRINRSEIVHKIYVEKIQRYNKNILALQLTGSENHLKTSQNTTAAFREWVEQ encoded by the coding sequence ATGATCAAGATACTCATCATAGAAGACGAAATACCGGCCAGGAAAAAGCTGAAACGATTTATTGACGGATTAGGCCTCGCTACTGAAGTGATCGCAGAGCTCGATACGGTGCAATCTGCCATTGCATTCCTGGACAACCACCAGCCTGACCTTATCTTTTCAGACATCGAACTGCTGGACGGGAATGCTTTTGAAATCTATGCCGAAGTTCCTGTGTCCTGTCCTGTTATCTTCACCACGGCGTATGACCATTTCTGGATGGAGGCCTTCGACAGCAACGGGATTGCCTATCTCCTGAAACCGTTTTCCCAGGAACGTTTCCGGAAAGCCTGGGATAAATATATTCTGCTGACGCAATCACCGCCAAAACAAAAAACAGCCATAGATGACCTGGCCCACCTGATCAGGCAGAATTTATCCGGGCAGCAGTATAAAAAGCGTTTCGCGATCAGCAGTACTCAGGGGACGTATTTCCTGGAAACCGGGCAGGTTACCTACTTTGAAGCTGATGAGGGAATTGTTTTTGCCCATGATAAAACAGGTAAGAAGCACCTGCTGTCCGCCTCCACCTTAAAGGAGATCGAAGAACAGCTGAACCCGGCAGATTTTTTCCGGATCAACCGGAGTGAAATCGTTCATAAAATCTATGTGGAAAAAATACAGCGCTACAATAAAAATATCCTGGCCCTACAGCTGACAGGATCTGAAAACCATCTTAAAACCAGCCAGAACACAACGGCTGCATTCCGGGAATGGGTGGAGCAGTGA
- a CDS encoding sensor histidine kinase has product MKSIIQKAYRNRYFLLFILTFAYVQSIYTRMMVWQEINAYIFTPEAALMTLLNAGLLFWVMLYFIGKWNGSGVLGRKVLLKIFGTSLVTYMVSMKVIGLVIAFAFDTVERNFNRQAFTYALFSDFLDGIIYGGFFLAYYYYRHNKEQYRKLLIYNEVLAKSKISQLKNQLNPHFLFNNLNVLDQLIEEDKELASGFLNEFADMYRYVLKVSEKELVTIDEEADFARQYFSLIRYRYGDAYQLTFNMDNSNGYIVPLTLQLLIENAVQHNLGTEENPVVIAIEINEYILVSNNINLKRNAKAVSGLALKNLDEQYRILIQKPVEINSSDNLFSIHIPIIHSQKP; this is encoded by the coding sequence ATGAAAAGTATCATACAAAAAGCGTATCGGAACAGGTACTTCCTGTTGTTTATCCTGACCTTTGCTTATGTACAGTCCATCTATACGCGCATGATGGTCTGGCAGGAAATCAACGCCTATATTTTTACACCCGAAGCGGCGCTTATGACACTGCTGAATGCAGGCCTCCTGTTCTGGGTCATGCTGTATTTCATCGGGAAATGGAACGGTTCCGGTGTGCTGGGCAGAAAAGTTCTGCTGAAAATATTCGGGACATCATTAGTAACATATATGGTATCCATGAAGGTGATAGGATTGGTGATTGCCTTTGCCTTCGATACGGTGGAACGCAATTTCAACCGGCAGGCATTTACCTACGCGCTGTTTTCCGATTTCCTGGACGGGATCATCTACGGCGGATTTTTCCTGGCCTATTATTACTACCGGCATAATAAGGAACAATACCGGAAACTGCTCATCTACAATGAAGTACTGGCGAAAAGCAAAATCAGCCAGCTCAAAAACCAGCTCAACCCGCATTTCCTGTTCAACAACCTCAACGTCCTGGACCAGCTGATTGAAGAAGATAAAGAACTTGCCTCCGGTTTCCTGAATGAATTTGCCGATATGTATCGGTATGTCCTGAAGGTTTCGGAAAAGGAACTGGTCACCATTGATGAAGAAGCTGATTTTGCCCGTCAGTATTTCAGCCTGATCCGGTACCGTTACGGAGATGCCTATCAGCTTACTTTTAACATGGATAACAGCAATGGGTATATAGTTCCTTTGACGTTGCAGCTCCTGATCGAAAATGCCGTCCAGCATAACCTGGGAACGGAAGAAAATCCTGTGGTGATTGCCATAGAGATTAACGAGTATATTTTAGTTTCAAACAATATAAACCTGAAAAGGAATGCCAAAGCCGTATCCGGACTGGCGCTTAAAAACCTGGACGAACAGTACCGGATTTTGATTCAGAAACCTGTTGAAATCAACAGTTCAGATAACCTATTTTCTATACATATTCCTATTATCCATTCACAAAAGCCATGA
- a CDS encoding thermonuclease family protein, with translation MKTMLSAVALLISVLVCSQARGKVIKIKDGDTVVVLLSDNTQQTLRLAEVDCPEDSQAFGKAARQFTAGQVFGKTVTFYKVGNDRYGRGVAGIFYDQDKYLSREIVRAGFGWWYFKASKNTELQKLQDEAKQKKLGLWADKNAVSPWEFRKAKKTKKSNAADKAKK, from the coding sequence ATGAAAACAATGCTCTCTGCCGTTGCCCTTTTGATATCCGTTCTGGTATGCTCCCAGGCCCGTGGAAAAGTAATAAAAATCAAGGACGGGGATACCGTGGTCGTCCTGCTCTCCGACAATACCCAGCAGACGTTGCGACTGGCCGAGGTGGATTGTCCCGAAGACAGCCAGGCCTTTGGGAAAGCGGCCAGGCAGTTTACGGCCGGCCAGGTTTTCGGGAAAACGGTTACCTTTTACAAAGTAGGGAATGACCGGTACGGAAGAGGAGTCGCGGGTATTTTTTATGACCAGGATAAATACCTGTCCCGGGAAATTGTCAGGGCTGGGTTCGGCTGGTGGTATTTCAAGGCTTCCAAAAATACGGAACTCCAGAAGCTCCAGGATGAGGCAAAGCAGAAAAAGCTGGGCCTTTGGGCTGATAAGAATGCGGTGTCGCCATGGGAGTTCAGGAAGGCAAAGAAAACGAAGAAATCAAATGCAGCGGATAAGGCCAAGAAATAA
- a CDS encoding acyl carrier protein — MSDIASRVKAIIADKLDVEEKEVTPEASFTNDLGADSLDTVELIMEFEKEFNIQIPDDQAEKITTVGHAIAYIEEVVNK; from the coding sequence ATGTCAGACATTGCATCAAGAGTAAAAGCTATCATCGCTGATAAGCTTGACGTTGAAGAAAAAGAAGTAACTCCTGAAGCTAGCTTCACCAATGATTTAGGAGCTGATTCATTAGATACAGTTGAATTGATCATGGAATTCGAAAAAGAATTCAACATCCAAATCCCTGATGATCAGGCTGAAAAAATTACTACTGTAGGACATGCTATTGCTTACATTGAGGAAGTAGTAAATAAATAA
- the fabF gene encoding beta-ketoacyl-ACP synthase II, with the protein MELKRVVVTGFGALTPIGNNAKDYWENLVKGESGAAPITLFDATNFKTKFACEVKGFDPLNYFDKKEAKKMDRNTQFGMVAAREAVKHSRIIEDQVDKNRVGVIWGSGIGGLETFENEVLGWANTDIPRFNPFFIPKMIADITPGHISIEYGFHGPNYTTVSACASSANALIDSKMLIQLGKADVIVCGGSEAAVTASGVGGFNAMMALSTRNDDPTTASRPFDKDRDGFVLGEGAGCIILEEYEHAVKRGATIYAELTGGGMSADAHHMTAPHPEGLGAYLVMKNCLEDAGLTTDEVDHINMHGTSTPLGDIAESSAISRLLGEHAYDIQINSTKSMTGHLLGAAGVIEAIAALGTIIHGVVPPTINHFTDDENIDSRLNFTFNHAVQKDVKVAMSNTFGFGGHNACVLFKKI; encoded by the coding sequence ATGGAATTAAAAAGAGTAGTTGTAACCGGTTTTGGCGCACTAACACCGATTGGAAATAATGCGAAGGATTACTGGGAAAATCTTGTGAAAGGTGAGAGCGGTGCAGCTCCGATTACTCTTTTTGATGCCACAAACTTTAAAACGAAATTTGCCTGCGAGGTAAAAGGTTTCGATCCTCTGAACTATTTCGACAAGAAAGAAGCGAAGAAGATGGACCGTAACACGCAGTTCGGAATGGTAGCCGCCAGGGAAGCCGTAAAGCATTCAAGGATTATTGAAGACCAGGTAGACAAGAACAGGGTCGGCGTAATCTGGGGTTCAGGAATCGGCGGACTGGAAACATTTGAAAATGAAGTATTAGGCTGGGCGAATACGGACATCCCGAGATTCAACCCGTTCTTCATCCCTAAAATGATTGCGGACATTACTCCCGGACACATCTCCATTGAATACGGATTTCACGGGCCCAACTACACAACAGTTTCTGCCTGTGCATCATCAGCCAACGCCTTAATCGATTCCAAGATGCTTATCCAGCTGGGTAAAGCAGATGTTATTGTATGCGGAGGCTCCGAAGCTGCCGTTACGGCGAGCGGTGTAGGCGGTTTCAATGCAATGATGGCACTATCTACAAGAAATGACGATCCTACAACAGCTTCAAGGCCTTTCGACAAAGACAGAGACGGATTTGTATTAGGAGAAGGAGCAGGATGCATCATCCTTGAAGAGTATGAGCACGCCGTAAAACGCGGTGCTACGATTTATGCGGAATTGACCGGCGGAGGTATGAGTGCAGATGCACACCACATGACCGCACCGCATCCTGAAGGATTAGGCGCTTACCTGGTGATGAAAAACTGTCTGGAAGACGCGGGATTAACTACTGATGAAGTAGACCATATCAACATGCATGGTACCTCTACTCCATTAGGAGACATCGCAGAATCCAGTGCTATTTCAAGACTTTTGGGAGAGCATGCCTATGATATTCAGATCAATTCCACCAAGTCCATGACCGGGCACTTATTGGGTGCTGCAGGCGTGATTGAGGCTATTGCTGCGTTAGGAACTATTATTCATGGTGTTGTTCCTCCTACCATCAATCATTTCACTGATGATGAAAATATTGACAGCAGGCTGAACTTTACTTTCAACCACGCTGTACAGAAGGATGTAAAAGTAGCCATGAGCAATACATTCGGATTCGGCGGGCACAATGCCTGCGTTCTGTTTAAGAAAATCTAA
- the rnc gene encoding ribonuclease III — MELQKYFSKFLLKQRKKQLTERDYFLSTELTKMLGAEVQNIALYREAFSLKSSSKNQDGSNYERLEFLGDSVLGAVISCHLFHTYPQANEGYLTQMKSKIVNRKNLNKLGEDLKLTDFLQKQNSVALGENICGNLFEALVGAVYLDFQYETCKKIILERLLTPSEINKLENKIVSYKGLLLEWSQKKKLNIKYETCEEIQVNKATVFRCHVWLGDEKIANATETSKKKAEEKAAQRAFYILNKKENILGNSKTI; from the coding sequence ATGGAGTTACAGAAATACTTTTCTAAATTCCTTCTCAAACAAAGAAAAAAGCAATTAACGGAGAGAGATTATTTCCTCAGTACCGAACTTACAAAAATGTTGGGGGCCGAGGTACAGAATATCGCGCTCTACCGGGAAGCCTTTTCTTTGAAAAGCTCGTCTAAAAACCAGGACGGCAGCAATTATGAGCGCCTTGAATTCCTGGGCGACTCGGTTTTGGGGGCTGTGATCTCATGCCACCTGTTTCATACGTATCCTCAGGCTAATGAAGGATACCTTACCCAGATGAAGTCCAAGATTGTCAACAGGAAAAACCTGAACAAGCTCGGAGAAGACCTGAAACTTACAGACTTTTTGCAGAAGCAGAACTCTGTAGCGTTAGGGGAAAATATCTGCGGGAACCTTTTTGAAGCACTGGTAGGAGCAGTCTACCTGGACTTCCAGTACGAAACCTGTAAAAAGATTATCCTCGAAAGGCTCCTCACGCCTTCCGAAATCAACAAGCTGGAAAATAAAATCGTCAGCTACAAAGGTTTGCTGCTGGAATGGAGCCAGAAGAAAAAGCTGAATATAAAATATGAAACCTGCGAAGAAATACAGGTAAACAAAGCGACGGTGTTTCGCTGCCACGTCTGGCTCGGGGATGAGAAAATTGCCAATGCAACGGAAACATCCAAAAAGAAGGCGGAGGAGAAAGCAGCACAGAGGGCATTTTATATTTTAAACAAAAAAGAAAATATACTTGGAAATTCAAAAACTATATGA
- a CDS encoding IPExxxVDY family protein — translation MEIQKLYDVDDTEFENIAIGLVRLVKHIPDHEFFYKVNLNNDLVFSRKQDILFHGTHYDYFFPRFQAYHKHSRTCFTFISNRSSESRQKKLQTELFSDEDNIKFLLNNQVDVEYILHSSEQFPDFSLILLPENLVFPIQDYTLGSSEELYQIIQYYE, via the coding sequence TTGGAAATTCAAAAACTATATGATGTAGACGATACGGAATTTGAAAATATTGCCATAGGATTGGTAAGATTAGTCAAACATATCCCTGATCATGAGTTTTTTTATAAGGTAAACCTGAACAACGACCTCGTTTTTTCCAGAAAGCAAGACATCCTATTCCACGGTACACACTATGATTATTTTTTTCCAAGGTTCCAGGCCTATCACAAGCACAGCCGCACCTGCTTTACTTTTATTTCCAACCGGTCTTCAGAAAGCAGACAGAAAAAACTACAGACCGAGCTCTTTTCAGACGAAGACAACATTAAATTTTTATTAAATAATCAGGTCGATGTGGAATATATTCTGCATAGTTCGGAACAATTTCCTGATTTTTCCTTAATTTTGCTCCCTGAAAATCTTGTGTTTCCGATTCAAGATTATACATTAGGTTCCAGTGAGGAACTGTATCAAATTATCCAGTATTATGAATAA